One region of Chryseobacterium sp. C-71 genomic DNA includes:
- a CDS encoding UDP-2,3-diacylglucosamine diphosphatase, translating to MKRNVELVVISDIHLGTYGCKAKELLRYLNSIQPKTLVLNGDIIDIWQFKKSYFPKPHLKVIKKIISFATKTTDVYYITGNHDEMFRKFTDFELGKLKVINKLCLNLNEKKTWIFHGDVFDASVQHSKWIAKLGGKGYDLLIVINNVVNWFLDKMGKEKYSFSKKIKNNVKKAVKYIGDFELTASELAIDNGYDFVICGHIHQPQIREVTNKKGSCTYLNSGDWIENLSALEYNDGKWKIFHYEEHQHLLKDDETEEIQDMNNSDLLKIVTQFT from the coding sequence ATGAAAAGAAACGTTGAATTGGTTGTCATTTCGGATATACACTTGGGAACTTATGGGTGCAAGGCGAAAGAATTATTAAGATATCTCAATTCTATTCAGCCTAAAACATTAGTTTTAAATGGTGATATTATCGATATCTGGCAGTTCAAAAAGTCTTACTTCCCTAAGCCTCATCTTAAAGTGATAAAAAAAATCATTTCATTTGCCACAAAAACTACTGATGTCTACTATATCACAGGCAATCACGATGAGATGTTCAGAAAGTTTACCGATTTTGAATTGGGTAAGCTAAAAGTCATCAATAAACTTTGCTTAAATTTAAACGAAAAGAAAACCTGGATTTTTCACGGTGATGTTTTCGATGCGTCCGTCCAGCATTCAAAATGGATTGCGAAACTCGGTGGAAAAGGATATGATCTTTTGATTGTCATTAATAATGTGGTCAATTGGTTTTTAGATAAAATGGGTAAAGAGAAATATTCATTTTCAAAAAAAATAAAAAATAATGTCAAAAAAGCGGTCAAGTACATCGGTGATTTTGAACTGACAGCTTCTGAACTCGCAATTGATAATGGATATGATTTTGTCATCTGTGGACACATACATCAGCCCCAAATTCGTGAAGTAACGAATAAAAAAGGTTCGTGCACGTATTTAAATTCCGGAGATTGGATTGAAAATCTTTCCGCTTTAGAATATAATGATGGCAAATGGAAAATCTTTCATTACGAAGAGCATCAGCATTTGTTGAAAGACGATGAAACCGAAGAAATTCAGGATATGAATAATTCTGATCTTTTAAAAATAGTTACCCAATTTACTTAG
- a CDS encoding glycosyltransferase family protein: MKILYAFQGTGNGHVARAQEIIPILKKYASVDTLISGHQSQLKTDFPIDFKHRGVSLLYNKTGGISYKKILFENNFLEAINTIRQIELSQYDLIINDYEPLTGWACKLRNLKMLELSHQASMSFKETPKPDKKDFFGEMVLQHYCPSKDKIGFHFDTYHPQIKKPVIRRKIRNLNPAKKGFYVVYLPSFSDENITKVLNQIPVEWKVFSKYTKIHSKTDNVEIYPIDETHFLECFESCEGILCNAGFEGPAEALFMDKKLFVIPIHNQYEQECNACALDKMGIPNSKILNVEEIRNWVHSDIHFKVNYPDDIEDIILNEVLTF; this comes from the coding sequence ATGAAAATTTTATACGCTTTTCAAGGAACAGGAAACGGACACGTTGCGAGAGCTCAGGAGATTATTCCTATTTTAAAAAAGTATGCTTCTGTCGATACATTGATCAGCGGTCATCAATCACAGTTAAAAACAGATTTTCCTATAGATTTTAAACATCGTGGTGTTTCTCTGCTTTATAATAAAACTGGTGGAATTTCATATAAAAAGATTCTTTTTGAAAATAATTTCCTTGAAGCAATAAACACAATCCGACAAATAGAGTTGAGTCAGTATGATTTGATTATCAATGATTACGAGCCGCTTACAGGATGGGCTTGTAAATTGAGAAATTTAAAAATGCTTGAATTAAGCCATCAGGCGTCAATGAGTTTTAAAGAAACTCCAAAACCTGATAAGAAAGATTTCTTTGGTGAAATGGTGTTGCAACATTACTGTCCGAGTAAAGATAAAATCGGATTTCATTTTGATACCTATCATCCACAAATCAAAAAGCCAGTTATTAGGAGGAAAATCAGAAATTTAAATCCTGCAAAAAAAGGATTTTATGTGGTTTATCTTCCCAGTTTTTCTGATGAAAATATCACGAAAGTTTTAAATCAGATTCCTGTTGAGTGGAAAGTCTTTTCGAAGTATACTAAAATTCACAGTAAAACAGACAATGTTGAAATTTATCCAATTGATGAAACCCATTTTCTGGAATGTTTTGAAAGTTGTGAAGGAATTCTTTGTAATGCAGGTTTTGAAGGTCCTGCCGAAGCGCTTTTTATGGACAAGAAATTATTCGTAATCCCTATTCATAATCAATATGAACAGGAATGTAATGCCTGCGCTTTAGACAAAATGGGAATTCCCAATTCTAAAATCCTGAATGTGGAGGAGATTAGAAATTGGGTGCATTCTGATATTCATTTTAAAGTAAATTATCCTGACGATATTGAGGACATTATTCTAAATGAAGTATTAACGTTCTAA
- a CDS encoding GNAT family N-acetyltransferase, which produces MQFENNKSGNGGVITLNNEIKEVGRLTYTIFPEENKLIISFVLVHPEFEGRGMGKYLVEEAIKFSRENKWNVYPHCSYARSVMKRMNDVEDILLER; this is translated from the coding sequence ATGCAATTCGAAAATAATAAATCAGGAAACGGCGGAGTAATTACACTCAACAACGAGATCAAAGAAGTCGGAAGATTAACCTACACGATCTTTCCGGAAGAGAACAAACTGATTATTTCATTTGTACTCGTTCACCCCGAATTTGAAGGTCGTGGAATGGGAAAATACTTGGTGGAAGAAGCCATTAAATTTTCTAGAGAAAACAAATGGAACGTTTATCCACACTGTTCTTACGCCAGATCAGTAATGAAAAGAATGAATGATGTGGAAGATATTCTTTTAGAACGTTAA
- a CDS encoding RDD family protein, protein MSQIAINTSQNVNINFNISSIGERFLAFLIDSVIKIAYGIAILYLFFSVFDLGYILNDLDYWSQGAVYSILLFPTVIYPVVLESLMEGQTLGKKVMKIRVVKIDGYQASFGDYLIRWVFRVIDVSVLIVGFITMIVTKNNQRFGDIAAGTAVISLKNNINISHTILENLQTDYTPTFPQVIGLSDNDMRIIKDNYLKALKIDDRQIITKLSDKIKGILKLEVDPTKMTERQFIGVVIKDYNYYTGKD, encoded by the coding sequence ATGTCTCAAATTGCGATTAATACCTCACAAAATGTAAATATTAACTTTAACATTTCAAGTATTGGTGAAAGATTTCTTGCCTTCCTCATCGATTCTGTGATTAAGATTGCTTACGGCATTGCTATTTTGTATCTTTTTTTCAGCGTTTTTGATTTGGGATACATTCTAAATGATCTTGATTACTGGTCACAAGGCGCTGTTTACAGCATTCTTCTTTTCCCGACGGTTATCTATCCCGTTGTTTTAGAAAGTTTAATGGAAGGACAAACTTTAGGAAAAAAAGTAATGAAAATCCGTGTGGTGAAAATCGATGGTTATCAGGCGAGTTTTGGAGATTATCTGATTCGCTGGGTTTTCCGAGTGATTGATGTTTCTGTTTTGATTGTTGGCTTTATAACCATGATTGTTACCAAAAACAACCAACGTTTTGGTGATATTGCTGCCGGAACCGCTGTGATTTCATTAAAAAATAACATCAATATTTCCCATACGATTTTAGAAAATCTTCAGACTGATTACACTCCTACTTTTCCACAAGTGATTGGTTTGAGTGATAATGATATGAGAATTATTAAAGACAATTATTTGAAAGCTTTAAAAATCGATGACCGACAAATTATCACCAAACTTTCTGACAAAATAAAAGGAATTTTAAAATTGGAAGTTGACCCAACTAAAATGACCGAAAGACAGTTTATCGGTGTGGTGATCAAAGATTACAACTATTACACAGGGAAAGATTAG
- a CDS encoding stage II sporulation protein M: MREVYFIKQNKEKWLGIEQVIQGKIKKNPDDLSSLYINLINDLSFAQTYYPKSNTTVYLNHLSFQIFQKIYKTKRVEENRMLYFFKTEVPLLVYQYRRYLMYAFIFFILFTSMGVLSAIYDKDFANIILGESYVNTTIENIKAGNAVGVYQSGSTWGSTIGITLNNIGVGAKMYLYGIFGGIGSLYVLLSNSVMLGSFQYFFYDYGALKDSARGIWLHGVFEIFAMVVEAMCGLILGTSILFPKTLSRFESLKIGLKDSFKIFLSTIPFTICAGIIEGYVTRHALKMPEFLNLIIIFGCLTIIGFYYFVYPFIVNKKLNNAMTAHDAVL, translated from the coding sequence ATGAGAGAAGTTTATTTTATTAAACAAAATAAAGAAAAATGGTTGGGAATCGAACAGGTTATTCAAGGGAAAATTAAAAAAAATCCTGACGACCTGTCTTCACTGTATATTAATCTGATTAATGACCTTTCTTTTGCCCAGACGTATTACCCAAAAAGTAATACGACGGTTTACCTTAACCACCTTTCATTTCAGATTTTTCAGAAAATTTATAAGACCAAACGGGTTGAAGAAAACAGAATGCTGTATTTTTTCAAGACTGAAGTTCCGCTTTTGGTGTATCAGTACAGAAGATATTTGATGTACGCTTTTATATTTTTCATACTCTTTACTTCGATGGGCGTTTTGTCGGCGATTTACGATAAAGATTTTGCCAATATTATTTTGGGTGAATCTTACGTAAATACGACCATCGAAAATATCAAGGCAGGTAATGCTGTAGGCGTTTATCAAAGCGGGTCGACCTGGGGAAGCACGATAGGAATTACTTTAAACAACATTGGCGTTGGTGCAAAAATGTACCTCTATGGAATTTTTGGAGGAATTGGTTCGTTGTACGTTCTTCTTTCCAATTCTGTGATGTTGGGTTCGTTTCAGTATTTTTTCTATGATTACGGAGCTTTAAAAGATAGCGCAAGAGGAATCTGGCTGCATGGAGTTTTTGAAATATTTGCCATGGTTGTAGAAGCGATGTGCGGACTGATCTTGGGAACTTCGATACTTTTTCCAAAAACCTTGTCGAGATTTGAATCTTTAAAGATTGGATTGAAAGATTCGTTTAAAATATTTTTAAGCACCATTCCATTCACTATCTGTGCAGGAATTATTGAAGGTTATGTGACAAGACACGCTTTAAAAATGCCTGAATTTTTAAATTTAATCATCATCTTCGGATGTTTGACCATCATAGGATTCTACTATTTTGTTTATCCTTTTATCGTTAATAAAAAACTAAATAACGCAATGACAGCCCATGATGCAGTTTTATAA
- a CDS encoding DUF4013 domain-containing protein, producing MMQFYKNRDFGTFISDSFGFFRLYGKNYFKNYILLNGLLLILMVVVVIFGYRELLMQIFGSNMSGNSSYLENYFEDNLGMFIAVGLLTFVLFVVLMIVNYLYPVFYLRRLAAGETKISMDDILTDFKNNAKKIGILCLGMIFIVTPPAFIVLGVSYALVLVLIGIPIMLFVFPTVMNIVNFLMYDVFNSKRGFFESLSYSIRAQFSYANGREKSPYWKYWGATLVLFIIMYVMNTIFTMIPMIIFFATMMTTEPDGNFEQNPFSGAMGILFFMLYGFSLLVSFFLSNLMYVNSGLIYYDSRRDLHQQVELAEIDTIGSNE from the coding sequence ATGATGCAGTTTTATAAAAATAGAGATTTCGGAACTTTCATCAGCGACAGTTTCGGATTTTTCAGATTATACGGTAAAAATTATTTTAAAAACTATATTCTTCTGAATGGGCTTTTGCTTATTCTGATGGTGGTTGTGGTGATCTTCGGCTACCGAGAACTTTTAATGCAGATTTTCGGGTCGAATATGAGCGGAAACAGCTCTTATCTTGAAAATTATTTTGAAGACAATCTTGGGATGTTCATCGCTGTCGGTTTACTGACGTTTGTCCTCTTCGTTGTTTTGATGATTGTCAATTATTTGTATCCTGTTTTTTATCTGAGAAGATTAGCGGCTGGTGAAACAAAAATCAGCATGGACGATATTTTAACTGACTTTAAAAACAACGCAAAAAAAATAGGAATTCTTTGTCTAGGGATGATTTTTATTGTTACTCCACCTGCTTTTATTGTTTTGGGAGTTTCTTATGCATTGGTTCTTGTCTTAATTGGAATTCCAATTATGTTATTTGTTTTTCCGACGGTGATGAACATTGTGAACTTTTTGATGTACGATGTCTTCAACAGCAAAAGGGGTTTCTTTGAAAGTCTAAGTTATTCTATTCGTGCTCAATTTTCTTACGCTAACGGAAGAGAAAAATCTCCGTATTGGAAATATTGGGGTGCCACGCTGGTTCTATTTATCATCATGTATGTAATGAACACCATTTTCACGATGATTCCGATGATTATCTTTTTCGCAACAATGATGACGACGGAACCGGATGGTAATTTTGAACAAAATCCGTTCTCGGGAGCAATGGGAATATTATTTTTTATGTTGTACGGATTTTCATTGTTGGTTTCATTTTTCCTTTCCAATTTAATGTATGTGAATTCTGGTCTAATATATTACGATAGCAGAAGAGATCTTCATCAGCAGGTAGAACTAGCAGAAATAGATACGATTGGCAGCAATGAATAA
- a CDS encoding DUF4129 domain-containing protein: MNKFIFFILLLFFFGLSNAQDVDSTIVYDDYYEESYEDSLSTGHYKNMYPADSVLLKNPVSENTVYPKNFKENIKSRYKGEEFDYSTSKPRESFWEKLMKKILKIIQSIFGETSLESSAQITTVIIRLFAIILVGFLLYFVVKFIIGRNGNFIFGKRNKKVIINEEELHENIHEINFPESIATFERTKDYRSAVRYQFLYILKKLSDKKLILWNPEKTNKDYVAELKAPNLKNEFSNLSYIFDYVWYGEFNIDEQSYAKFKEQYQSFKP, translated from the coding sequence ATGAATAAATTCATCTTCTTCATATTGCTTTTATTCTTTTTTGGGCTTTCAAATGCTCAGGATGTAGACAGCACTATTGTTTACGATGATTATTATGAAGAATCTTACGAAGACTCTCTGAGTACGGGACATTACAAAAATATGTATCCCGCAGATTCTGTTTTGCTTAAAAATCCTGTTTCTGAAAACACAGTTTATCCTAAAAATTTTAAAGAAAACATAAAGTCGAGATACAAAGGTGAAGAGTTTGATTATTCCACTTCCAAACCTCGAGAATCTTTCTGGGAAAAGTTGATGAAGAAAATTCTGAAGATTATTCAGAGTATTTTCGGAGAGACAAGCTTAGAAAGTTCGGCACAGATTACAACGGTTATTATTCGTCTTTTTGCGATTATTTTGGTTGGTTTTCTGCTGTATTTTGTCGTTAAATTTATCATCGGCAGAAATGGGAATTTCATTTTTGGAAAGAGAAATAAGAAAGTCATCATCAATGAGGAAGAACTTCATGAGAACATCCACGAAATCAATTTTCCTGAAAGTATTGCCACTTTTGAACGCACAAAAGATTACCGTTCAGCAGTACGGTATCAGTTCTTATATATCCTGAAAAAGCTCAGCGACAAAAAACTCATCCTTTGGAATCCTGAAAAAACAAACAAAGATTACGTGGCGGAATTGAAAGCTCCGAATTTGAAAAACGAATTTTCAAATCTCTCTTATATTTTCGATTATGTTTGGTATGGCGAGTTCAATATCGATGAGCAGAGTTATGCAAAATTTAAAGAACAATATCAGTCATTCAAACCTTAG
- a CDS encoding DUF4350 domain-containing protein gives MNKTFKIYALIFIIIMVILALFEINKKEVVDWRKNFDVNEKSPFGLFVFNQEVKDLFKNNLKKIDVTAYDYYNQNKKKPHNILVIENDIDIQSWKKILDEVSNGSDAMLIMSKMPKEISDSIGFYDSQISFEDKNVLKLTDKKYQNDFIKLDKFPSGRGFSYIKPEVQALGKTVEDENTDQVNFIKIKFGKGTIYAHCEPLFLTNYYLLQSGNTKYAQDVFSYLDDKETLWFVESNTKESRFFMRFILGNPALKYAWWLLLGGLILFIFFNAKRKQRIVPILEPLKNTSVDFVKSIGNLYLQEGDFHDMMAKKAQYFLNRVRIDLLIDTQNLDEEFAKKLQLKTGKSIETIIEAVVLIKKAQDPYASVMKEDLARMNKILDDILK, from the coding sequence ATGAATAAAACTTTCAAAATATATGCTTTAATCTTCATCATTATCATGGTGATTCTGGCATTGTTTGAAATTAACAAAAAAGAAGTTGTAGACTGGCGCAAGAATTTTGATGTGAATGAAAAATCGCCTTTCGGATTATTTGTTTTTAATCAGGAAGTCAAAGATTTATTTAAAAATAATCTCAAAAAAATCGACGTTACAGCATACGATTATTACAATCAAAATAAAAAGAAACCGCATAATATTCTTGTGATTGAAAATGATATCGACATCCAATCCTGGAAAAAAATTCTTGATGAAGTATCCAATGGTTCTGATGCGATGCTGATTATGAGCAAAATGCCGAAAGAAATCTCAGACAGCATTGGTTTTTATGATTCTCAAATTTCATTTGAGGATAAAAATGTTCTGAAACTGACGGATAAAAAGTACCAGAATGATTTTATAAAACTGGATAAATTTCCGTCAGGACGAGGTTTTTCTTACATTAAGCCAGAAGTTCAGGCTTTAGGAAAAACAGTTGAAGATGAAAATACAGACCAAGTTAATTTTATTAAAATTAAATTCGGAAAAGGGACTATTTATGCGCATTGCGAGCCTCTTTTTTTGACCAATTATTATCTTTTACAATCAGGTAATACAAAATATGCACAAGATGTTTTTTCTTATCTTGATGATAAAGAAACATTGTGGTTTGTTGAATCAAATACGAAAGAATCCCGGTTTTTTATGCGATTTATTTTAGGTAATCCTGCATTGAAATATGCTTGGTGGCTTTTGTTGGGCGGATTGATTTTGTTTATTTTTTTTAATGCAAAAAGAAAGCAGCGCATCGTTCCGATTCTTGAACCATTAAAAAATACATCCGTTGATTTTGTTAAGAGTATTGGAAATCTCTATCTTCAGGAAGGCGATTTCCACGATATGATGGCGAAAAAAGCACAGTATTTTCTCAACAGAGTGAGAATTGATTTATTAATTGATACTCAAAATTTAGACGAAGAATTTGCAAAAAAACTTCAGTTAAAAACCGGAAAAAGTATTGAGACAATCATTGAAGCTGTTGTTTTAATAAAGAAAGCCCAAGATCCTTACGCAAGCGTGATGAAGGAAGATCTGGCAAGAATGAATAAGATTTTAGATGATATTTTAAAGTAA
- the tnpA gene encoding IS200/IS605 family transposase — MANTYIQIYIQFIFAVQGRQNLITSSNREVLQRYISGIIENSNQKLLAIYANPDHVHILVGFNSLNLKISDFVRDIKANSSRFINERKWLAGKFNWQEGYGAFSYSKSQIDKVVNYILNQEEHHKKKSFREEYFELLNKFEIQYEEKYVFEFYDG, encoded by the coding sequence ATGGCAAATACTTATATTCAGATTTATATTCAATTTATCTTCGCTGTACAGGGAAGGCAAAATCTAATTACTTCTTCAAACAGAGAGGTTTTACAAAGATATATTTCTGGAATTATTGAAAATAGTAATCAAAAACTCTTGGCTATTTATGCAAATCCAGACCATGTTCATATTCTTGTAGGCTTTAATAGCTTGAATCTCAAAATTTCAGATTTTGTGCGAGACATTAAAGCAAATTCTTCCAGATTTATTAATGAACGAAAATGGCTGGCTGGAAAATTTAATTGGCAGGAAGGTTATGGTGCATTTTCTTATTCTAAAAGTCAGATTGATAAAGTGGTTAATTATATACTTAATCAGGAAGAACATCATAAAAAGAAAAGTTTTAGAGAAGAGTATTTTGAACTTTTAAATAAATTTGAAATACAATACGAGGAAAAATATGTGTTTGAATTTTATGACGGTTAA
- a CDS encoding AAA family ATPase: MENQENQNTPPPIPIILEKENDFHSRIDMMELRESLEKVKSEIGKVIVGQHDMIEHLLAALLSNGHVLIEGVPGVAKTITAKLLAKTIDVDFSRIQFTPDLMPSDILGTSVFSMKNSEFEFKKGPIFSHFVLIDEINRSPAKTQSALFEVMEERQITMDGTQYEMEAPFLVVATQNPIEHEGTYRLPEAQLDRFLFKINVGYPNLEQEIAIIKNQHESRQEDKTDVVKPVISAQQLGNYQKLVKEIIVESQLIEYIAKIIINTRENQFLYLGASPRASLALLTASKAFAALRGRDFVTPEDIKEASYAVLRHRVIVSPEREMEGLTADEIIRQILEGIEIPR, translated from the coding sequence ATGGAAAATCAAGAAAACCAAAATACACCACCACCTATTCCGATCATTTTAGAGAAAGAAAATGATTTTCATTCACGAATTGATATGATGGAACTGCGTGAAAGTTTAGAAAAAGTAAAATCTGAAATCGGTAAAGTAATCGTCGGTCAACATGATATGATTGAGCATCTATTGGCGGCTTTGCTATCAAACGGTCACGTTTTGATTGAAGGTGTTCCGGGAGTAGCAAAAACCATTACGGCAAAACTTTTGGCGAAAACGATTGACGTAGATTTCAGTAGAATACAGTTTACGCCAGATTTGATGCCTTCTGATATTTTGGGAACATCAGTTTTCAGCATGAAAAATTCTGAATTTGAATTTAAAAAAGGTCCGATATTTTCGCATTTTGTTTTGATTGATGAGATTAACCGTTCGCCTGCCAAAACCCAATCTGCCTTGTTTGAAGTGATGGAAGAAAGACAAATCACAATGGACGGAACGCAGTACGAAATGGAAGCTCCATTTTTAGTGGTTGCAACACAAAACCCTATTGAACATGAAGGAACGTACAGGCTTCCTGAAGCACAGCTGGATAGATTTTTATTTAAAATAAATGTTGGATATCCGAATCTTGAGCAGGAAATTGCTATTATCAAGAATCAGCACGAGAGCAGACAAGAGGACAAAACAGATGTTGTAAAGCCTGTGATTAGTGCGCAACAATTAGGCAATTACCAGAAATTAGTAAAAGAAATCATCGTTGAATCTCAACTGATAGAATACATTGCTAAAATCATCATCAATACAAGAGAAAATCAGTTTTTATATTTAGGTGCTTCGCCAAGGGCGAGTTTGGCCTTGCTGACAGCTTCAAAAGCTTTTGCTGCGTTGAGAGGAAGAGATTTTGTAACTCCAGAAGATATTAAGGAGGCAAGTTATGCAGTGTTAAGACACAGAGTGATTGTGTCGCCTGAAAGAGAAATGGAAGGATTGACGGCCGATGAAATCATTCGACAAATTTTAGAAGGAATAGAAATCCCAAGATAA
- a CDS encoding DUF58 domain-containing protein — translation MKNLFINNRFFFALIGVGILYVFAFFFPFLMIAGHVVLLLVFLAAMVDYLLLFREKEGVLAQRILPEKLSNGDENPVKVDIKNNYSFKISTKVIDEIPFQFQKRDFLIEKQIESGKNTLFQYILEPKERGEYSFGALNIFASSPLGFVSKRFTFQKDAMLPAYPSFVHLRKYELMALQNEFLLGGIKRIRKLGHTMEFEQIKEYVPGDDIRTINWKATSKTNRLMVNQFQDEKSQRIFMLIDKGRTMKMPFKGLSLLDYSINASMALSHIILKKGDRAGMMTFSKKTENKVSADNKSGQLRRISEALYNIKTDFFESDFNRLYQDVKYSVNQRSLVLLFTNFETLDALNRQMKYLRGIAKNHLLVVVFFKNSELQTLLHKNPESMQEIYDEVIAEKFEFEKKLIIQELRKYGIYSVYTLPENLNVEVINKYLEIKARGIL, via the coding sequence ATGAAAAACCTATTCATCAATAACCGCTTTTTTTTCGCACTCATCGGAGTGGGGATTCTGTATGTTTTTGCGTTTTTCTTTCCGTTTTTGATGATTGCTGGTCATGTCGTTTTGTTGTTGGTTTTTTTAGCAGCAATGGTTGATTATTTACTTTTGTTCAGAGAAAAAGAGGGTGTTTTAGCTCAGAGAATTTTACCCGAAAAGCTATCTAACGGCGATGAAAATCCGGTAAAAGTTGATATTAAAAATAATTATAGTTTTAAAATCAGTACAAAAGTTATTGATGAAATACCATTTCAGTTTCAGAAGAGAGATTTTTTAATTGAAAAACAGATTGAGTCAGGTAAAAATACTTTATTTCAATATATTCTTGAGCCTAAGGAAAGAGGAGAATACAGCTTCGGAGCTTTAAATATTTTTGCGTCGTCACCTTTGGGTTTTGTATCAAAAAGGTTTACATTTCAGAAAGATGCGATGTTGCCAGCGTATCCGTCATTTGTTCATCTCAGAAAATATGAACTGATGGCTTTGCAAAATGAATTTTTGCTTGGAGGAATAAAAAGAATCAGAAAGCTCGGTCACACGATGGAGTTTGAGCAGATCAAAGAATATGTTCCCGGAGACGATATCAGAACAATCAACTGGAAAGCGACTTCCAAAACCAATCGTCTGATGGTGAATCAGTTTCAGGATGAAAAATCGCAACGTATTTTTATGCTGATTGATAAGGGCAGAACAATGAAAATGCCTTTCAAAGGTTTAAGTCTACTTGATTACTCCATTAATGCGAGTATGGCGTTATCGCACATTATTCTTAAAAAAGGCGACCGAGCCGGAATGATGACTTTCTCCAAAAAAACAGAAAATAAAGTGTCTGCCGATAATAAATCCGGTCAGTTGAGAAGAATTTCAGAAGCATTGTATAATATTAAAACAGATTTTTTTGAAAGTGATTTCAACAGGTTGTATCAGGATGTAAAATATTCTGTGAACCAAAGAAGTTTGGTTTTATTGTTTACGAATTTTGAAACATTAGACGCTTTAAACCGTCAGATGAAATACCTCCGTGGAATTGCCAAAAATCATTTGCTTGTCGTTGTTTTCTTTAAAAATTCTGAATTGCAGACTTTACTTCACAAAAATCCTGAAAGTATGCAGGAAATTTATGATGAAGTAATTGCTGAAAAATTTGAATTTGAAAAAAAACTTATCATTCAGGAGTTAAGAAAGTACGGAATTTACTCTGTTTACACGCTTCCGGAAAATCTGAATGTGGAGGTGATTAATAAATATCTTGAGATAAAAGCGAGAGGGATTTTGTAA
- a CDS encoding phosphodiester glycosidase family protein translates to MNNEDDFVIFKTNPKVENISFYWKDDDGRILRSVDNLKKKVEREDKYLKFAMNGGMFTKNNFPKGLYIEDFKILNKIDTLSGEGNFYLNPNGIFYLTKNNDAELIETKKFKHDSSIKYATQSGPMLLINDEINPIFEKDSKNLNIRNGVGILKNGNVVFVMSKNEVNFYNFASIFKELGCTKALYLDGFVSRTYYPEGNWIQKDGDFGVMIGITESKK, encoded by the coding sequence TTGAATAATGAGGATGATTTTGTAATTTTTAAAACAAATCCAAAAGTTGAAAATATTTCTTTCTATTGGAAAGACGATGACGGACGAATTTTAAGAAGTGTCGACAATCTCAAGAAGAAAGTTGAACGGGAAGATAAGTATTTAAAGTTTGCAATGAATGGTGGAATGTTCACAAAAAATAATTTCCCCAAAGGCCTTTACATAGAAGATTTTAAAATATTAAACAAAATAGATACATTATCTGGCGAAGGAAACTTTTACCTCAATCCCAATGGAATCTTTTATCTAACAAAAAATAATGATGCTGAATTAATTGAAACAAAAAAATTCAAGCACGATTCAAGCATCAAGTATGCAACTCAATCTGGCCCGATGTTGTTAATTAATGACGAAATAAATCCAATATTTGAGAAAGATTCCAAAAATCTTAATATCAGGAATGGAGTAGGGATTTTAAAAAATGGAAATGTAGTTTTTGTTATGTCGAAGAATGAAGTTAATTTTTATAATTTTGCTTCTATATTTAAAGAACTAGGATGTACAAAAGCTTTGTATTTGGATGGTTTTGTTTCAAGAACTTACTACCCTGAAGGAAATTGGATTCAAAAAGACGGAGATTTTGGAGTTATGATTGGAATAACTGAATCAAAAAAATAA